A genomic region of Magnolia sinica isolate HGM2019 chromosome 6, MsV1, whole genome shotgun sequence contains the following coding sequences:
- the LOC131249700 gene encoding pentatricopeptide repeat-containing protein At1g63130, mitochondrial-like, giving the protein MSSRRAAAAAAAAQKGKTLSSPASMEITISAPDSKITENKIPTPVKFNHLVNDLSNSIRAGAFVRLEDAVGLFNRMVRTQPLPSIQTFSNLLATIARMRHYSTVISMHREMNRLGIPSDIYTWSILLNCFCRFNGVSFGFAVLSNILKRGHEPNVVTLTTFIKGFCMEGRIGEASSFFLKTVEMGYPYNVVSFGILIDGLCKSGNTGMALGLLREMEKGVGKCRPNLTVYTSIIDSLSKDGLTKEALNLFSEMVGKGILPNVFTYNSLIHGLCNLGQWKEAMSLFEEMLVGGISPDVTTFTILVNALCEEGMVKEAHGLLELMTQRGVEPDVITYSALINGYCFIGQMDAALKIFDYMVCKGHKPNVVTYAMLINGYCKKQMVDEAMWLFREMPCKGLKPDVATYNTLIGGLYWVRRIVAAQELFNEMQAHGQCPNLITYTILMDGLCKSDHPVEAMKLLNEMQIRGIQPNNKVIGVLINGMCEARELKYAKELFSWAFTKGLGNNVRTYNALINGLCKEGLLEEANGLFLQMEEKGFQPDSVTFNALIRGFLQKNETLRAMQLLGEMLKDIFLWMHPPQLC; this is encoded by the coding sequence ATGTCGTCGAGAAGAGCTGCCGCTGCCGCTGCCGCTGCTCAAAAGGGTAAAACTCTCTCCTCTCCAGCTTCTATGGAAATTACCATTTCTGCCCCTGATTCTAAAATCACAGAGAACAAGATCCCTACTCCCGTCAAATTCAACCATTTGGTGAATGATCTATCCAATTCGATTCGAGCCGGTGCTTTTGTGAGGTTAGAGGATGCAGTGGGCCTCTTCAATCGTATGGTCCGCACGCAGCCTCTGCCTTCAATCCAGACATTTAGTAACCTGTTAGCTACGATTGCCAGAATGAGACACTATTCAACTGTAATTTCTATGCATCGAGAAATGAATCGGTTAGGGATCCCATCCGATATCTATACTTGGAGCATTCTTCTCAATTGTTTCTGTCGCTTTAATGGTGTCAGTTTCGGTTTCGCTGTTCTCAGCAACATCCTGAAACGTGGCCATGAGCCGAATGTCGTGACTCTGACTACTTTTATTAAGGGGTTTTGTATGGAAGGGCGGATTGGGGAAGCGAGTAGTTTTTTTCTGAAGACGGTAGAAATGGGATATCCTTATAATGTGGTGTCATTCGGGATACTAATCGACGGTCTTTGCAAGTCGGGGAACACCGGAATGGCTCTTGGGTTGCTTCGGGAAATGGAGAAGGGTGTGGGTAAATGTAGGCCTAACCTTACAGTTTATACCTCAATCATCGACAGTCTAAGCAAAGATGGGCTCACAAAAGAGGCGCTTAACCTCTTCTCAGAAATGGTCGGTAAAGGGATTCTACCGAATGTTTTCACTTACAATTCTTTAATTCATGGACTATGCAATTTAGGGCAGTGGAAAGAAGCAATGAGTCTGTTCGAGGAAATGTTGGTTGGAGGAATCTCGCCTGATGTCACAACTTTCACCATACTAGTGAATGCTCTTTGCGAAGAAGGAATGGTTAAAGAAGCCCATGGATTGCTAGAATTGATGACCCAGAGAGGTGTGGAGCCTGATGTAATCACATATAGTGCATTGATAAATGGCTACTGTTttattggccaaatggatgccgCCTTAAAGATATTTGATTACATGGTGTGTAAAGGTCATAAGCCTAATGTCGTGACTTATGCCATGTTAATCAACGGCTATTGCAAGAAGCAGATGGTAGATGAGGCTATGTGGCTTTTCCGAGAAATGCCTTGCAAAGGATTGAAGCCTGATGTTGCTACTTATAACACTCTTATAGGTGGGCTATACTGGGTTAGGAGAATTGTGGCTGCACAAGAGCTCTTCAATGAGATGCAAGCTCATGGACAATGTCCGAATCTCATCACAtacaccattttgatggatgggCTGTGTAAAAGTGATCATCCTGTCGAGGCAATGAAACTACTTAATGAGATGCAAATTAGAGGAATTCAACCAAATAATAAAGTTATTGGTGTCCTTATCAATGGGATGTGCGAAGCTAGGGAACTTAAATATGCGAAGGAGCTTTTCAGTTGGGCCTTTACGAAGGGCTTGGGGAATAATGTTAGGACATATAACGCCTTAATCAATGGGCTCTGTAAAGAAGGGCTTTTGGAGGAAGCTAATGGATTGTTCTTGCAAATGGAAGAGAAGGGTTTCCAACCAGACAGTGTCACCTTCAATGCTTTAATTAGGGGCTTTCTACAAAAGAATGAGACCCTCAGGGCAATGCAACTTCTCGGGGAAATGCTAAAAGACATTTTTCTGTGGATGCATCCACCGCAACTATGTTAG